In a genomic window of Flavobacterium sp. KACC 22761:
- the metE gene encoding 5-methyltetrahydropteroyltriglutamate--homocysteine S-methyltransferase produces MKTNNLGYPRIGSNRELKKASELYWAGKISAEELIAAGKEIRTKNWHLQKEAGVDLIPSNDFSFYDQVLDLTLTLGAIPARYHELAKNNSSLDLYFAMARGSQKEGQDVVAMEMTKWFDTNYHYIVPEFTKNQKFELFSEKIINEFKEANAIGIKTKPVLIGPVSYLLLGKEKEEGFHRIDLLDALLPVYFEILEKLQAENAEYIQLDEPFLALNLTDKERSAFTKVYNEINKRFPKLKIVFANYFDCFGENLETALALPVNTFHLDLVRCPLQLDDILESGKLASNASLSLGVVDGRNIWKNDFKKSLELIKKAVDALGESRILIAPSCSLIHSPCDLDLETNDETLTPEIKQWLAFAKQKINEIVILKQLAASNEIEIKNSIDYERNVIANQNRKTSKLIHNSQVKARVAGITASDDQRKSAFATRRKSQIEALKLPLFPTTTIGSFPQTAEVRSWRAKFKKGELSTKEYNDLIEKETEATIRFQEETGIDVLVHGEFERNDMVEYFGEQLDGFTFTKNGWVQSYGSRCVKPPVIYGDVSRPNPMTVKWSQYAQSLTPKWVKGMLTGPVTILQWSFVRNDQPRSETCTQIALAIRDEVVDLEKAGIKIIQIDEPAIREGLPLRKEEWAKYLDWAVRAFRISASGVHDDTQIHTHMCYSEFNDIIQNIADMDADVITIECSRSQMELLDAFANFKYPNEIGPGVYDIHSPRVPSSAEMVRLLEKASAVIPVDQLWVNPDCGLKTRHWDETKKALIEMVAAAQEMRTAVENPVI; encoded by the coding sequence ATGAAAACAAATAACCTAGGTTACCCAAGAATTGGAAGCAACAGAGAACTCAAAAAAGCCTCTGAGTTGTATTGGGCAGGAAAAATTTCTGCAGAAGAACTTATTGCAGCAGGAAAAGAAATCCGTACTAAAAACTGGCATTTACAAAAAGAAGCAGGAGTTGATTTAATTCCGTCAAACGATTTCTCTTTTTATGATCAAGTTTTGGATTTGACTTTAACTCTTGGAGCAATTCCGGCACGTTATCACGAATTAGCAAAAAACAATTCATCTCTAGATTTGTATTTCGCAATGGCGCGCGGCTCGCAAAAAGAAGGTCAAGATGTTGTAGCAATGGAAATGACAAAATGGTTCGACACCAATTACCATTATATTGTTCCTGAATTCACTAAAAACCAAAAGTTTGAATTGTTTTCTGAAAAAATAATCAATGAATTCAAAGAAGCAAATGCTATCGGAATTAAAACAAAACCCGTTTTAATTGGACCAGTTTCATATTTATTGTTAGGAAAAGAAAAAGAAGAAGGCTTTCACCGAATTGATCTTCTTGATGCTTTGCTTCCGGTTTATTTTGAAATTCTTGAAAAACTGCAAGCCGAAAATGCCGAATACATTCAGCTTGACGAACCTTTCTTGGCTTTAAATTTAACCGACAAGGAAAGAAGCGCTTTTACTAAAGTGTACAACGAAATCAACAAACGTTTCCCAAAACTTAAAATTGTTTTTGCCAATTATTTTGACTGTTTTGGAGAAAATCTAGAAACCGCTTTGGCTTTGCCTGTCAACACTTTCCACTTAGATTTAGTTCGTTGTCCGCTTCAATTGGATGATATTTTAGAGTCAGGAAAATTGGCTTCAAATGCAAGCCTTTCTCTTGGCGTTGTTGACGGAAGAAATATCTGGAAAAACGACTTCAAAAAATCATTGGAATTAATTAAAAAAGCGGTTGATGCTTTAGGCGAAAGCCGAATTTTGATTGCGCCATCGTGTTCCTTAATCCACAGTCCGTGCGATTTAGATTTAGAAACAAATGACGAAACCCTTACGCCAGAAATCAAACAATGGCTGGCTTTTGCAAAACAAAAAATCAACGAAATTGTAATTTTAAAGCAATTAGCTGCTTCAAACGAAATTGAGATTAAAAACTCGATTGATTATGAAAGAAATGTCATTGCAAACCAAAACCGAAAAACTTCAAAATTAATTCATAATAGCCAAGTAAAAGCACGTGTTGCTGGAATTACAGCTTCTGATGACCAACGAAAAAGTGCATTTGCAACCCGAAGAAAAAGCCAAATCGAGGCTTTAAAATTGCCTTTATTTCCAACTACAACAATTGGTTCTTTCCCGCAAACTGCCGAAGTGAGAAGCTGGAGAGCGAAATTCAAGAAAGGTGAATTATCGACCAAAGAATACAATGATTTAATCGAAAAAGAAACCGAAGCGACCATTCGTTTTCAAGAAGAAACTGGAATCGATGTTTTGGTTCATGGCGAGTTTGAACGCAACGATATGGTGGAATATTTTGGAGAACAGCTTGACGGATTTACATTTACTAAAAATGGCTGGGTTCAAAGTTACGGAAGCCGTTGCGTGAAACCGCCAGTAATTTACGGAGATGTTTCTCGACCAAACCCAATGACAGTAAAATGGTCGCAATATGCCCAATCATTGACTCCAAAATGGGTAAAAGGAATGTTGACAGGGCCTGTAACCATTTTGCAATGGTCATTTGTACGCAACGATCAACCACGTTCTGAAACTTGTACGCAAATCGCTTTGGCTATTCGCGACGAAGTAGTTGATTTGGAAAAAGCAGGAATCAAAATCATTCAAATTGATGAACCAGCAATTCGCGAAGGTCTTCCGTTAAGAAAAGAAGAATGGGCCAAATATTTGGATTGGGCGGTTCGCGCATTCCGAATTTCTGCAAGTGGCGTACACGACGACACGCAAATTCACACGCACATGTGTTACAGCGAATTCAACGACATCATTCAAAACATCGCCGATATGGATGCTGATGTAATCACGATCGAATGCTCGCGTTCGCAAATGGAGCTTTTAGATGCTTTTGCCAACTTTAAATATCCAAACGAAATTGGCCCTGGAGTTTACGACATTCACTCGCCACGCGTTCCTTCAAGTGCCGAAATGGTTCGTTTGCTTGAAAAAGCTTCGGCTGTAATTCCCGTAGATCAGCTTTGGGTAAATCCTGATTGCGGTTTAAAAACACGTCATTGGGACGAAACCAAAAAAGCCTTAATCGAAATGGTTGCCGCCGCACAAGAAATGAGAACTGCCGTAGAAAATCCTGTGATTTAG
- a CDS encoding outer membrane beta-barrel protein translates to MKKILVMAALAICSFANAQKGSILVGGNIGFTSEKSEFQYGEATTSTFSFSPKVGYQFNDNWTVGGEFTVGSSNTDNGNIEHKDNNFKLGAFVRYSVPLSQTFSVFADMGAGFQNLKNKTYGPGNAYSKDKADGMYVGVTPALFINMKKGFGLNFSIGGLGYETLSFDNNGEDYSKFYFNFGQTFNIGVSKNF, encoded by the coding sequence ATGAAAAAAATTTTAGTGATGGCTGCATTGGCTATCTGCAGTTTCGCAAACGCTCAAAAAGGTTCAATCTTAGTTGGTGGAAACATTGGTTTCACATCTGAAAAATCAGAATTCCAATATGGCGAAGCAACAACAAGCACATTTAGCTTCTCTCCAAAAGTAGGTTACCAATTTAATGATAACTGGACTGTAGGAGGAGAGTTTACTGTTGGTTCATCTAATACTGACAATGGAAATATCGAACATAAAGACAACAACTTTAAATTAGGAGCATTTGTACGTTATTCTGTGCCATTGAGCCAAACTTTTTCTGTTTTTGCAGATATGGGAGCGGGTTTCCAAAATTTAAAAAATAAAACTTACGGTCCTGGAAATGCTTATTCAAAAGATAAAGCTGACGGTATGTATGTAGGTGTGACTCCAGCTCTTTTTATCAACATGAAAAAAGGTTTCGGATTAAACTTCAGCATTGGTGGTTTAGGATACGAAACTTTAAGTTTTGATAACAACGGAGAAGACTACAGTAAATTCTACTTCAACTTTGGTCAAACATTTAATATAGGAGTTTCTAAAAACTTCTAA
- a CDS encoding DUF3078 domain-containing protein, whose translation MKLLRSTLLLLLLLSTSNNFAQIIQTTLDPSQLPKLPTYWTKKNQLGFDISEIAFVNWSAGGTSSISGLFKGEFGRTYIKRNHKWVNELIVKYGLNKQDGIELRKTDDALQFNSTYGFRKDTISNWYYSSKLNFNTQFTNGYNYPNRDVAISKPFAPAYIFLGAGAENSNKKKNRTFYFSPITLKTTLVLDQDLANQGAFGVKKAVYMTDPADPNNTILVEEGQKVKAEFGILFTGYMKTEIYKNVFYENRLSLYTDYLNKFGNVDVDYDTKLDLVVNAYVKANIGVHLVYDDDIKTKKDVIDPTTGAKTQVNDGPRMQLRQVLGVGLVYAFQ comes from the coding sequence ATGAAATTATTGCGTTCTACCCTTTTGCTATTATTGCTATTGAGTACATCAAATAACTTTGCCCAGATTATTCAAACTACTCTAGACCCATCTCAGCTTCCAAAATTGCCAACTTATTGGACTAAAAAAAATCAACTTGGTTTTGACATTTCAGAAATTGCTTTTGTGAACTGGAGCGCGGGGGGAACCAGCTCGATTTCAGGACTTTTTAAAGGAGAATTCGGGCGAACTTATATCAAACGAAATCATAAATGGGTTAACGAACTTATCGTAAAATATGGTTTAAACAAACAAGACGGAATTGAATTAAGAAAAACAGATGACGCCTTGCAATTCAACTCGACTTACGGTTTTAGAAAAGATACCATTTCAAACTGGTATTACTCTTCAAAATTAAATTTCAATACGCAGTTTACAAACGGTTATAATTATCCAAACCGAGATGTAGCAATTTCGAAACCATTTGCACCAGCTTATATTTTCCTTGGAGCCGGAGCTGAAAATTCAAACAAAAAGAAAAACAGAACCTTTTATTTCTCACCAATAACCTTAAAAACAACTTTAGTTTTAGACCAAGATTTAGCAAATCAGGGAGCTTTTGGGGTTAAAAAAGCGGTTTACATGACTGATCCTGCTGATCCTAATAATACAATTTTAGTCGAAGAAGGCCAGAAAGTAAAAGCCGAATTTGGTATTCTTTTCACAGGTTATATGAAAACGGAAATTTATAAAAACGTTTTCTACGAAAACCGTTTAAGCTTGTACACCGATTATTTGAATAAATTTGGAAATGTCGATGTCGATTATGACACCAAATTAGATCTTGTTGTAAATGCGTATGTAAAAGCCAATATTGGGGTTCATCTTGTTTATGATGACGATATCAAAACCAAAAAAGATGTTATTGATCCAACAACAGGAGCAAAAACACAAGTGAACGACGGACCAAGAATGCAATTGCGTCAAGTTCTGGGTGTTGGTCTAGTTTATGCTTTTCAATAA
- a CDS encoding outer membrane beta-barrel protein, whose amino-acid sequence MKKILVVVALAVFSFANAQKGSVLVMGSIMYNSQNDSNSNFESKQNFFGFQPKVGYQFQENWTAGIEGNISNSKNDLNDGSLYKDHVYKLGGFLRYSKPLGGIFSAYADLGLGYKNRKETFRNTTGQTYNDSDGFYASLTPALFIDIKKGFGLNFNIGGLNYSALNTDLAAGMKGKTKTFEFNFGQSFSIGVSKNF is encoded by the coding sequence ATGAAAAAAATTCTAGTTGTTGTTGCACTGGCAGTGTTCAGTTTTGCAAATGCTCAAAAAGGCTCAGTTTTAGTTATGGGAAGTATTATGTATAATTCTCAAAACGATTCAAATTCGAATTTCGAAAGCAAACAAAATTTTTTTGGTTTTCAGCCAAAGGTTGGTTATCAGTTTCAGGAAAATTGGACAGCTGGTATTGAAGGAAATATTTCAAATTCCAAAAATGATCTAAACGACGGAAGTCTATACAAAGATCATGTTTACAAGCTTGGAGGTTTTTTGCGTTACTCTAAACCATTGGGTGGCATTTTTTCAGCATATGCAGATTTAGGTCTTGGATATAAAAACAGGAAAGAAACTTTTAGAAATACCACAGGCCAAACGTACAATGATAGCGACGGATTTTATGCAAGTTTAACACCAGCGCTTTTTATCGACATTAAAAAAGGTTTTGGATTGAACTTTAATATCGGAGGATTGAATTATTCGGCTTTAAATACGGATTTAGCGGCTGGGATGAAAGGTAAAACGAAGACATTTGAATTTAATTTTGGACAATCATTCTCTATTGGGGTTTCTAAGAACTTCTAA
- a CDS encoding Lrp/AsnC family transcriptional regulator, protein MENLDKTDLLILKHLQENSNINTKDLASKLFLTVTPVYERIKRLERDGYITKYVALLDKKKMNRGMTVFCNVRLKEHAKNVGSNFVKDIVALPEIIECYNIAGDYDFMLKILVQDMVSYQDFVMNKLSTIENIGNTNSIFVMGEIKHSTALEF, encoded by the coding sequence ATGGAAAATCTAGATAAAACCGATTTGTTGATCTTGAAACACCTTCAGGAAAACTCAAATATCAATACAAAAGACCTTGCGAGCAAATTATTTTTGACCGTTACGCCAGTTTATGAACGAATTAAAAGATTGGAAAGAGACGGTTACATTACAAAATATGTTGCGCTTTTAGACAAGAAAAAAATGAATCGCGGCATGACTGTTTTTTGCAATGTGCGCTTAAAAGAACACGCAAAAAATGTAGGAAGCAATTTTGTAAAAGATATTGTGGCGCTTCCCGAAATAATAGAATGCTACAACATTGCTGGCGATTATGATTTTATGCTGAAGATTTTGGTGCAAGATATGGTTAGTTATCAGGATTTTGTCATGAACAAATTGTCAACCATAGAAAACATAGGAAACACGAACAGTATTTTTGTTATGGGAGAAATTAAACATAGTACGGCATTAGAGTTTTGA
- a CDS encoding nucleoside deaminase — translation MENPFTDEYFMKKALQEAEEAYLKGEIPVGAIVVVADKVIARSHNLTELLNDVTAHAEMQSITAAANFLGGKYLKDCTLYVTLEPCQMCAGALYWSQISKIVFGARDEQRGFINMGTKLHPKTTVVSGVMANEAADLMKRFFLERRK, via the coding sequence ATGGAAAATCCTTTCACCGACGAATATTTTATGAAAAAAGCCCTGCAGGAAGCAGAAGAAGCCTACTTAAAAGGCGAAATTCCTGTTGGAGCCATTGTTGTTGTTGCTGATAAAGTTATTGCGAGAAGCCATAATTTAACTGAATTGCTGAACGACGTTACCGCTCATGCTGAAATGCAGTCCATAACCGCGGCCGCAAATTTTCTTGGCGGAAAATATCTAAAAGATTGCACGCTTTATGTAACGCTTGAGCCTTGTCAAATGTGTGCCGGTGCGCTGTATTGGAGCCAAATTTCAAAAATTGTTTTTGGTGCGCGTGATGAACAGCGTGGTTTTATCAATATGGGAACCAAACTTCATCCTAAAACTACTGTGGTTTCTGGCGTAATGGCCAACGAAGCTGCCGATTTAATGAAACGTTTTTTTCTGGAAAGACGCAAGTAG
- a CDS encoding deoxyguanosinetriphosphate triphosphohydrolase, translating to MNWEQLLSLKRQGDTSKRLRVEQDDTRLGFEVDYDRIIFSSAFRSLQDKTQVIPLSKTDFVHTRLTHSLEVSVVGRSLGRLVGKKIIEKYPYLKEVHGYHMNDFGAIVAAASLAHDIGNPPFGHSGEKAIGEYFSSGKGLKYKDKLTAKQWQDLIDFEGNANGFSVLTASRPGIEGGLRISYATLGAFMKYPKESLPKKPTNKISDKKYGFFQSDKLFFEEVAQDMGLIANKEDGDIGFERHPLAYLVEAADDICYTIIDFEDGINLGLVSEDYALEYLIKLVKDNIGVAKYKLLETKEDRISYLRALAIGALINDAVDVFIENEEAILAGDFPFALTDKSKYKAQMNDIIKLSVEKIYQSREVIEKEIVGYQIIQTLLDKFITAFNNKYEGTASNYDKLILKMLPEKHHLEKGNLYERLLHICHYVSLLTDGNALELYEMIQGRKNK from the coding sequence ATGAACTGGGAACAACTTTTATCATTAAAACGACAAGGCGATACAAGCAAAAGATTACGTGTAGAACAAGATGACACGCGTTTAGGTTTTGAGGTCGATTATGACCGAATTATATTTTCGTCGGCGTTTAGAAGTTTACAAGATAAAACGCAAGTTATTCCGCTTTCAAAAACTGATTTCGTGCATACGCGTTTGACGCATAGTTTGGAAGTTTCTGTTGTAGGGCGTTCGCTTGGGCGTTTGGTCGGAAAAAAGATTATTGAAAAATATCCTTATTTAAAAGAAGTTCACGGTTATCACATGAATGATTTTGGGGCGATTGTTGCTGCGGCATCATTGGCACACGACATTGGAAATCCGCCTTTTGGACATTCTGGTGAAAAAGCAATTGGAGAATATTTTTCAAGCGGAAAAGGATTAAAATACAAAGACAAACTTACTGCAAAACAATGGCAGGATTTGATTGATTTTGAAGGAAATGCCAACGGATTTTCGGTTTTGACAGCAAGTCGCCCAGGAATCGAAGGTGGACTTAGAATTTCGTACGCAACGCTTGGCGCTTTTATGAAATATCCAAAAGAGAGTCTTCCAAAAAAGCCAACAAACAAGATTTCAGATAAAAAATACGGTTTCTTTCAGTCGGATAAATTATTTTTTGAAGAAGTTGCTCAGGATATGGGTTTGATTGCCAATAAGGAAGATGGGGATATTGGCTTTGAAAGACATCCATTAGCTTATTTGGTTGAAGCCGCAGATGATATTTGCTATACAATTATTGACTTTGAAGACGGAATCAATCTAGGTTTGGTTTCTGAAGATTATGCTTTAGAATATTTGATCAAATTGGTAAAAGACAATATTGGCGTTGCCAAATACAAATTATTAGAAACGAAGGAAGACCGAATCAGTTATTTGCGTGCTTTGGCAATCGGCGCTTTGATTAATGATGCGGTTGATGTTTTTATTGAAAATGAAGAAGCAATTCTGGCCGGCGATTTTCCTTTTGCTTTGACTGATAAAAGCAAATACAAAGCCCAAATGAATGATATTATCAAATTAAGTGTCGAAAAAATCTACCAGAGCCGTGAAGTTATCGAGAAAGAAATTGTAGGTTATCAAATCATCCAGACTTTATTGGATAAATTCATAACGGCATTTAACAACAAATATGAAGGAACAGCGTCAAATTATGACAAGCTGATTCTGAAAATGCTTCCTGAAAAACATCATTTAGAAAAAGGCAATTTATACGAGCGCTTGCTTCATATTTGTCATTACGTTTCGCTTTTGACAGATGGAAATGCGCTGGAATTATATGAAATGATTCAGGGACGAAAAAATAAGTAA
- a CDS encoding 1-deoxy-D-xylulose-5-phosphate synthase produces the protein MKSDLLSNIYNPADLRLLDESQLPQLAKELRDFIIDIVSVKEGHLGASLGVVELTIALHYVFNTPDDLLVWDVGHQAYGHKILTERRENFHTNRQIDGVSGFPKRSESIYDTFGVGHSSTSISAALGMAIASKLKGDSEKEHIAVIGDASIASGMAFEGLNHAGVTDANILVILNDNAIGIDPSVGALKKYLTAVKNGKNPKQNNIIKSLNFDYSGPIDGHDFPKLIKELNRLKKIKGPKFLHIVTTKGKGLQQAEENQVKYHAPGKFDASTGEIHFKSEENLPPKYQDVFGLTILDLAKKNEKIIGITPAMPSGSSLKFMMDELPERAFDVGIAEQHAVTLSAGMATQGIVVFCNIYSTFLQRAYDQVIHDVALQNLPVIFCLDRAGLVGEDGATHHGVFDIAYLRAIPNMIIHAPLNEIELQNILYTAQLGLNHPIAIRYPRGRGVLPNWEVENFGHYEKIEIGPAKCLKDGTKIAVLSTGTIGNNVIEALKRCNNADEFAHYNFSFIKPLDINTLNHIFSSFEGVITIEDGVKNGGFGSAVLEYAASQNFKKKIEILGIPDHFIEHGSVPQLQHLCKIDVKSLVNLFSNGSK, from the coding sequence ATGAAAAGCGATTTACTTTCAAACATATACAATCCAGCCGATTTACGTTTATTAGACGAAAGTCAATTGCCACAACTGGCAAAAGAATTACGAGATTTTATCATTGATATTGTTTCTGTAAAAGAAGGTCATTTGGGCGCGAGTTTGGGCGTTGTAGAACTGACAATTGCTTTGCATTATGTTTTTAATACGCCAGATGATTTATTGGTTTGGGATGTTGGCCATCAAGCTTACGGGCACAAAATTCTAACCGAAAGACGAGAAAATTTCCATACCAACAGACAAATAGATGGCGTTTCTGGTTTCCCCAAAAGAAGCGAAAGCATTTATGATACTTTTGGCGTAGGCCATTCTTCTACTTCTATTTCTGCTGCACTCGGAATGGCGATTGCTTCTAAACTAAAAGGCGATTCTGAAAAAGAACATATTGCGGTAATCGGCGATGCTTCCATTGCAAGCGGAATGGCTTTTGAAGGATTGAATCACGCCGGAGTTACGGATGCCAATATTTTGGTTATTTTGAATGACAACGCAATCGGAATTGACCCAAGTGTTGGCGCTTTGAAAAAATACCTGACCGCAGTTAAAAATGGAAAAAATCCGAAGCAGAATAATATTATCAAATCGCTGAATTTTGATTATTCTGGACCTATTGACGGTCATGATTTTCCGAAATTAATCAAAGAATTAAATCGCTTAAAAAAGATAAAAGGTCCAAAGTTTTTACATATTGTAACTACAAAAGGAAAAGGTTTACAACAAGCAGAAGAAAATCAAGTCAAATATCATGCACCTGGAAAATTTGATGCTTCAACTGGCGAAATTCATTTTAAATCTGAAGAAAATCTTCCTCCAAAATATCAGGATGTTTTTGGCTTAACCATTTTGGATTTGGCTAAAAAAAATGAAAAGATAATCGGAATTACTCCTGCAATGCCCTCTGGAAGTTCATTAAAATTCATGATGGATGAATTGCCAGAACGTGCTTTTGATGTAGGAATTGCAGAACAACATGCTGTAACACTTTCTGCTGGAATGGCGACTCAGGGAATAGTGGTATTTTGCAACATTTATTCGACTTTTTTGCAACGCGCTTATGATCAAGTTATTCATGATGTAGCTTTGCAAAATCTACCGGTCATATTTTGTTTAGACCGCGCGGGTTTAGTTGGTGAAGATGGCGCGACGCATCATGGAGTTTTTGACATTGCTTATTTAAGAGCAATTCCAAACATGATTATTCATGCACCGCTAAACGAAATTGAGCTTCAAAATATTTTATATACAGCACAATTAGGCTTAAATCATCCTATCGCGATTCGATATCCGCGCGGGCGAGGTGTTTTGCCAAATTGGGAAGTAGAAAATTTCGGACATTATGAAAAAATTGAAATTGGTCCCGCAAAATGTTTGAAAGATGGTACGAAAATTGCTGTGCTTTCGACCGGAACAATTGGAAATAATGTTATTGAGGCTTTGAAACGGTGCAACAATGCTGATGAATTTGCCCATTACAACTTTAGCTTCATCAAACCACTAGACATCAATACATTAAACCATATATTTTCATCATTTGAGGGCGTAATTACAATAGAAGATGGGGTGAAAAATGGCGGTTTCGGAAGTGCTGTTTTAGAATATGCAGCATCACAAAATTTCAAAAAAAAGATTGAAATTTTAGGAATCCCTGACCATTTTATTGAGCACGGAAGCGTGCCTCAGCTACAACATTTGTGTAAAATTGACGTTAAAAGTTTGGTAAATCTTTTTTCTAACGGTTCTAAATAA